One segment of Clostridium ljungdahlii DSM 13528 DNA contains the following:
- a CDS encoding LysR family transcriptional regulator, translating to MNLNQLYYFRTVAKLEHFRKAASELNISQPSLSNSMANLESELGLCLFEKQGRNVTLTKYGRIFLKDVERILNELENAKKKMQQLASGDTGHVDIAYISPLAHHYIPNTVRNFLDLEDNKNVTFTFNQGFTNELIKGLKSDKYDLIFSSYVEEEPDITFVPIIEQELFVIVPLNHPLGKLNNIDLVDIKSYPLVGYDRDSGLGKFISNLLRSINIKPKIICEAADEYAITALVSAGFGISIIAEAPALKHAKIKKLKITNPKYSRKIYLAYKKNRIFPPAVHNFISYIKKKSIIEGMKLYSES from the coding sequence ATGAATTTAAATCAATTATACTATTTTAGAACTGTTGCAAAACTTGAACACTTTAGAAAAGCAGCATCTGAACTAAATATTTCTCAGCCAAGTTTAAGTAATTCAATGGCAAATTTAGAATCAGAACTTGGTCTTTGTTTATTTGAAAAGCAAGGTAGAAATGTCACACTGACAAAATATGGTCGTATATTTCTAAAAGATGTAGAAAGAATACTTAATGAATTGGAAAATGCCAAAAAAAAGATGCAGCAATTAGCCAGCGGTGATACAGGTCATGTTGACATTGCATATATTTCTCCACTAGCACATCATTACATTCCAAATACAGTACGTAACTTTTTAGATTTAGAAGATAACAAAAATGTTACTTTTACATTCAACCAAGGATTTACAAATGAACTTATTAAAGGTTTAAAAAGTGATAAATATGACTTGATTTTTTCATCTTATGTAGAAGAGGAACCAGATATAACTTTTGTTCCAATTATTGAACAAGAGCTATTTGTTATAGTTCCACTAAACCACCCACTTGGTAAACTTAATAATATTGATCTTGTTGATATCAAATCTTATCCTTTAGTGGGATATGACAGAGATTCTGGTCTTGGAAAATTTATTTCTAACTTACTGAGGAGCATAAACATAAAACCTAAAATAATTTGTGAAGCTGCAGATGAATATGCAATTACTGCACTAGTTTCTGCAGGCTTTGGCATATCTATCATAGCAGAAGCACCTGCATTAAAACATGCAAAAATAAAAAAATTAAAAATTACTAATCCCAAATACTCTAGGAAAATTTACCTTGCTTATAAGAAAAATAGAATTTTTCCTCCTGCTGTTCATAACTTTATTTCATACATAAAAAAGAAAAGTATCATTGAAGGCATGAAGCTTTATTCTGAATCGTAA
- a CDS encoding DUF192 domain-containing protein: protein MVKILVYESKVIAEIFIADSFVKRFLGFMFRKKPHHEGILIKPCNSIHTFFMKFSIDVLFVSEDMKVIKKVEDLKPGKIIMPQGKAKMVIEGSTGTFKNVEEGKLIEIRKKIYIK from the coding sequence GTGGTCAAGATTTTAGTGTATGAGTCAAAGGTTATAGCTGAAATATTTATAGCGGATAGTTTTGTTAAAAGATTTTTAGGGTTTATGTTTCGGAAAAAACCACATCATGAGGGAATTTTGATTAAGCCTTGTAACAGCATTCATACATTCTTTATGAAATTCTCTATTGATGTTTTGTTTGTAAGTGAGGACATGAAAGTGATAAAAAAAGTAGAAGACCTGAAACCAGGGAAGATTATAATGCCCCAGGGAAAAGCTAAAATGGTTATAGAAGGAAGCACTGGAACATTTAAAAATGTTGAAGAAGGAAAGTTAATAGAGATTCGTAAAAAAATTTACATAAAGTAA
- a CDS encoding type II secretion system F family protein: MLYFAFFIFFLSIFFLFYGILTAINSDKIKIKKRFTELNELDKLKEEEIENKTFSERMIMPFYENFSKVLLRITPHQKIVMLNKKLERAGVLKNSTVQKWILKKSMIILIFSTILGVLVLMVDFNIMKVIVFTILVVITINVFFNFYLSRRIQNRKNKILKDLPYTLDLITVSVEAGLSFDGAIARVISNIRGELCDEFAKSLKEITMGIERKAALKNMSERCDVKELSMFISSLIQADELGVSLSKVLRIESANLREHRRQVSREKAMKAPIKMLFPLIFFIFPTIFIIILGPAVIRMITIFAKR, encoded by the coding sequence ATGCTTTATTTTGCATTTTTTATCTTCTTTTTATCAATTTTCTTTCTTTTCTATGGAATACTAACAGCTATAAACAGTGACAAAATAAAAATTAAAAAGAGATTTACAGAGCTTAATGAGCTGGATAAGTTGAAAGAAGAAGAAATTGAGAATAAGACTTTTTCAGAAAGAATGATAATGCCCTTTTATGAAAACTTTAGTAAGGTTTTGCTTAGAATAACGCCTCATCAAAAAATTGTAATGCTTAACAAAAAGTTAGAAAGAGCAGGAGTTTTAAAAAATAGCACTGTTCAAAAATGGATACTTAAAAAGAGCATGATTATCTTGATTTTTTCTACAATTCTAGGAGTACTGGTGCTAATGGTTGATTTTAATATAATGAAAGTTATTGTTTTTACAATACTTGTAGTGATAACTATTAATGTCTTCTTTAATTTTTATCTATCAAGAAGAATTCAAAATAGAAAAAACAAAATTTTAAAGGACTTACCTTATACTTTAGATTTAATTACAGTTAGTGTTGAGGCAGGTTTGTCCTTTGATGGTGCTATAGCTAGAGTTATAAGTAATATAAGGGGAGAACTTTGTGACGAATTTGCAAAGAGTCTTAAAGAAATTACTATGGGAATAGAGCGAAAAGCCGCCCTTAAGAATATGAGTGAACGTTGTGATGTAAAGGAACTTTCCATGTTTATTAGTTCCTTAATCCAGGCAGATGAATTGGGAGTAAGTTTAAGCAAAGTGCTCAGAATTGAATCTGCAAATTTGAGAGAACATAGGAGACAGGTGTCTAGAGAAAAGGCCATGAAGGCTCCTATTAAAATGCTTTTTCCATTAATCTTTTTTATTTTTCCTACCATATTTATAATTATATTAGGTCCTGCTGTTATAAGGATGATTACTATATTTGCTAAGAGGTGA
- a CDS encoding type II secretion system F family protein, whose protein sequence is MIYVIVTAIFLMVWLFISTVLIALFSKDKPIRKLKYFDEDYAISQKYKDNKKDRISILKTLSTLIPKIWLNKKKDKKLEIELMKADLSITVEELLVIKILFSSAFAFLAFAVFKNYFIIILIYILIWNVPQFIIRKRKKDRIKHFDSELNEGITIISNSLKAGYSFLQAIAVVSEETSDPFSKEFKKLLKEMSLGISEEDALKNLLSRVESEDLRLIVNVILIQKDIGGNLSEVLDNISETIRERQKIKSELKTLTAQGRLSGIILMLIPIFLGVTIYLFNKEYILLLFTTSIGLIMVAAAVLSEFLGLLIIRKIINIDM, encoded by the coding sequence ATGATATATGTTATAGTAACAGCGATATTTTTAATGGTGTGGCTTTTTATAAGCACTGTATTAATTGCCTTATTTAGTAAAGATAAGCCTATTCGTAAGCTTAAATATTTTGATGAAGATTATGCTATTTCCCAAAAGTATAAAGATAATAAGAAGGACAGGATAAGCATATTAAAAACTCTATCAACTTTAATTCCTAAGATCTGGTTAAATAAAAAGAAAGATAAAAAGCTTGAGATTGAACTTATGAAGGCAGATTTATCTATTACTGTAGAGGAACTTCTAGTTATAAAAATACTATTTTCCTCTGCTTTTGCTTTTCTTGCATTTGCAGTTTTTAAAAATTATTTTATTATCATTTTAATTTACATTCTAATATGGAACGTTCCCCAATTTATAATAAGAAAGAGGAAAAAAGATAGAATAAAGCACTTTGACAGTGAATTAAATGAGGGTATAACTATAATTTCAAACTCCTTAAAAGCAGGATATTCTTTCTTACAAGCTATAGCTGTAGTATCAGAAGAAACCAGTGATCCTTTTTCAAAGGAATTTAAGAAATTACTCAAAGAGATGAGTCTTGGGATTTCTGAAGAAGATGCTTTAAAAAATTTGCTTAGTAGAGTTGAATCAGAAGATCTCAGACTTATAGTGAATGTTATTTTAATACAGAAAGATATAGGAGGAAATTTATCTGAAGTACTTGATAATATATCGGAAACTATAAGGGAAAGACAAAAGATAAAAAGTGAGCTAAAAACACTGACAGCTCAGGGAAGATTATCAGGCATTATTTTAATGCTTATACCTATTTTTTTAGGAGTAACGATTTATCTTTTTAACAAGGAGTATATACTTTTGCTATTTACAACTTCTATTGGCTTAATTATGGTAGCGGCTGCTGTCTTAAGTGAGTTTCTTGGATTATTAATAATAAGAAAAATTATTAATATAGATATGTGA
- a CDS encoding CpaF family protein: MSLMKRLEEINVDKKANKSVREEIDPYYELKMKIQNRVIEELDIDFDEISEHNQELKQKIDYIVTKHIEMESLNMTNNHKKKIKEELLNEIIGFGPITGLLSDNSVTEIMVNGPEHVYIEKNGKLVLTDAKFKDDNHVLHVIKKIVAPIGRRIDESSPMVDARLPNGSRVNAIISPLAIDGPSITIRKFAEDPFKVEDLVSFGTMTQSMAKLIKYCVEGRLNIVVSGGTGSGKTTTLNVLSSFIPENERIVTIEDAAELQLSQEHVVRLETRPANVEGKGEITIRDLVRNSLRMRPDRIIVGEVRSGEALDMLQAMNTGHDGSLTTGHANSPRDMLSRIETMVLMSGMNLPIKAIRDQVASAIDIIVQQSRLMDGSRKITYITEVQGMEGDVIILQDIFKFEQKGVDNRGKVRGEFVSTGIMPKFVQKLKEKGINVPPDILR, encoded by the coding sequence ATGTCTCTTATGAAAAGACTGGAAGAAATAAATGTAGATAAAAAAGCCAATAAATCTGTTAGGGAAGAAATAGATCCTTATTATGAATTGAAGATGAAAATTCAAAATAGGGTAATCGAAGAACTTGATATAGATTTTGATGAAATTTCTGAACATAATCAGGAACTAAAGCAAAAAATTGATTATATTGTCACCAAGCATATTGAAATGGAATCACTAAATATGACCAATAATCATAAGAAAAAAATAAAAGAAGAGCTGTTAAATGAAATTATAGGATTTGGTCCGATTACAGGATTGCTTTCAGATAATAGCGTTACTGAAATTATGGTTAATGGTCCAGAGCATGTATATATTGAAAAAAACGGAAAGCTGGTGCTTACAGATGCCAAGTTTAAAGATGATAATCACGTACTTCATGTTATAAAAAAAATTGTAGCACCAATTGGAAGGAGAATAGATGAAAGTTCACCTATGGTAGATGCTAGGCTCCCTAATGGCTCTAGAGTAAATGCTATAATATCTCCCTTAGCCATTGATGGTCCCTCTATCACTATTAGAAAATTTGCAGAAGATCCATTTAAAGTAGAGGATTTGGTTAGCTTTGGAACAATGACTCAAAGCATGGCAAAACTTATAAAATATTGTGTAGAAGGAAGATTAAATATAGTTGTTTCAGGTGGTACAGGAAGTGGTAAAACTACTACGTTAAATGTTCTTTCATCATTTATACCTGAGAATGAACGCATAGTGACTATTGAGGATGCAGCAGAGCTTCAGCTTTCTCAGGAGCATGTGGTGAGGCTTGAGACGAGACCGGCAAATGTAGAAGGAAAAGGGGAAATTACTATAAGGGATTTAGTTAGAAATAGTTTAAGAATGCGTCCTGACAGAATTATTGTAGGTGAGGTTCGTTCTGGAGAAGCTTTGGATATGCTGCAAGCTATGAATACTGGCCATGATGGATCTCTTACAACAGGTCATGCTAATTCACCAAGAGATATGTTATCTAGAATTGAAACCATGGTGCTTATGTCGGGAATGAATCTTCCAATTAAGGCTATCAGAGATCAGGTGGCTTCTGCTATTGATATAATAGTTCAGCAATCAAGGCTCATGGATGGAAGTAGAAAAATCACTTATATAACGGAGGTTCAAGGCATGGAGGGGGATGTAATTATACTTCAGGATATATTTAAGTTTGAGCAAAAGGGCGTTGATAATAGGGGAAAAGTAAGAGGAGAATTTGTTTCTACAGGTATTATGCCCAAATTTGTACAGAAGCTTAAGGAGAAAGGTATAAATGTACCACCAGATATTTTGAGATAA
- a CDS encoding response regulator: protein MNKIKVLIADDIEETRNVIKKILKLDKENIEVVGEADNGEEVFKIIPKVKPDVVLMDINMPVLNGLEATEKITTEYPSVMVIIMSVQAESEYLKKAMFHGAKEYIIKPFNYNTLIETITTTYEKCRERQVKLTGSAEKVKDAKTIAFFSSKGGVGKSVLAVNTAIVLSKESDKKVLLMDMDLQFGDISMLVNKYNEKTILDAVEDGQIDSYENIKPYLYKYNNNLDIFFAPQKPEAAEYITKETIEKIMKDVRKEYDVIVVDTGINFNDSTLYILDMAQKILMVSTMEIMALKNTKLGLKVMESVGYDKDKVKLVINRFNVKYGINKKEVEEAFKDGVFAFIPDEEKTVIVSVNKGIPLCHDDKYYKLKVGKALDEMCKSLIKAF from the coding sequence ATGAATAAGATCAAAGTGCTAATTGCAGATGATATTGAAGAAACTAGAAATGTAATAAAAAAAATATTGAAGTTAGATAAAGAAAATATTGAAGTTGTAGGAGAAGCGGATAATGGTGAAGAAGTATTCAAAATTATACCAAAGGTAAAGCCTGATGTGGTTTTGATGGATATTAATATGCCTGTTTTAAATGGCTTAGAAGCTACTGAAAAAATAACCACGGAGTACCCTTCTGTAATGGTAATCATTATGTCTGTTCAGGCTGAAAGTGAGTATTTAAAAAAGGCAATGTTTCATGGTGCTAAAGAATATATAATAAAACCTTTTAACTATAACACCTTAATTGAGACTATAACAACAACTTATGAAAAGTGCAGGGAACGACAGGTAAAGCTTACAGGAAGTGCAGAAAAAGTGAAAGATGCAAAAACTATAGCTTTCTTTAGTTCTAAAGGTGGTGTGGGAAAATCAGTTTTAGCGGTTAATACAGCTATTGTTTTAAGTAAGGAATCCGATAAAAAAGTACTCCTTATGGACATGGATTTGCAGTTTGGGGATATATCCATGTTGGTTAATAAGTATAATGAAAAGACTATTCTAGATGCAGTGGAGGATGGACAAATAGATTCTTATGAAAATATAAAACCTTATTTATATAAATATAATAATAATCTTGATATATTCTTTGCTCCTCAAAAACCAGAAGCAGCGGAATATATAACAAAAGAAACTATTGAGAAAATAATGAAGGATGTAAGAAAGGAATACGACGTAATTGTTGTAGACACAGGTATTAATTTTAATGATAGTACCCTTTATATTTTAGATATGGCACAAAAAATACTTATGGTGTCAACTATGGAGATTATGGCTCTTAAGAATACTAAATTGGGTCTTAAAGTTATGGAATCCGTTGGATATGATAAAGACAAAGTTAAGCTTGTTATAAATAGATTTAATGTAAAGTATGGAATAAACAAAAAAGAAGTGGAGGAGGCTTTTAAGGATGGTGTCTTTGCATTTATACCAGATGAAGAAAAGACTGTTATTGTTTCAGTAAATAAAGGGATTCCTTTATGTCATGATGACAAATACTATAAATTAAAAGTAGGAAAGGCACTGGATGAAATGTGTAAGAGCTTGATTAAGGCATTTTGA
- the cpaB gene encoding Flp pilus assembly protein CpaB: MKGRGQKLILISFILALIAAVAAFAYLQSLKSSSEAAKKTTILVAAETISPGTLIDKKMIKKIQVPYNPIFDNYIKDSSKIAGKYTTETISKNEGFHIDKLLEKGGDELNLKIDNDYRAISISVTGDSGVSGLLKPKDYVDIIVYTSEKRDGIKVVRPDEAKIVLQNIQVLAVDKQISRDNKESNSNKSSDNGKAPTNFLVTLSVKVSDLEKVVLAQSIGSIKLALRPLKDEITTQTNGTTWEDMSVNTDEKTFNKENNLNITSSENYKSYTVEPGDTLKSISRKVYENEDKYTAIKEANNIQDENLILTGETIKIPILGQ, from the coding sequence ATGAAAGGCAGAGGACAAAAATTGATATTGATATCTTTTATTTTAGCACTAATAGCTGCAGTGGCTGCTTTTGCATATTTACAATCTTTGAAATCGTCAAGTGAAGCAGCTAAAAAAACAACGATTTTAGTAGCAGCTGAGACAATATCTCCAGGAACCCTTATAGATAAGAAAATGATAAAAAAGATACAGGTGCCTTACAATCCTATTTTTGATAACTATATTAAGGATTCTTCGAAAATTGCTGGAAAATATACAACTGAAACAATTTCAAAAAATGAAGGGTTTCATATTGATAAACTTTTGGAGAAAGGTGGAGATGAACTTAACTTAAAAATAGATAATGATTATAGAGCAATTTCCATTAGTGTCACAGGTGATTCAGGAGTTTCAGGATTGTTAAAACCAAAAGATTATGTGGATATCATTGTGTATACATCTGAAAAAAGAGATGGAATAAAAGTAGTTAGACCAGATGAAGCAAAAATTGTATTACAGAACATTCAGGTATTAGCAGTAGATAAACAGATAAGCAGAGACAATAAAGAAAGTAATAGTAATAAAAGCAGTGATAATGGAAAAGCACCAACAAATTTTTTAGTAACCCTATCAGTTAAAGTATCAGATTTGGAAAAGGTAGTACTTGCTCAAAGTATAGGAAGCATCAAGCTAGCTCTTAGACCATTAAAAGATGAAATAACTACACAAACAAATGGAACTACATGGGAAGATATGTCTGTTAATACGGATGAAAAGACCTTCAATAAAGAAAATAATTTAAATATTACAAGTAGTGAAAATTATAAAAGTTATACAGTGGAACCTGGGGATACTTTAAAAAGTATTAGTAGGAAAGTTTATGAAAATGAAGATAAATATACAGCTATAAAAGAAGCAAATAATATACAGGATGAGAATTTAATATTAACTGGTGAGACAATTAAAATTCCAATACTCGGGCAGTAG
- a CDS encoding pilus assembly protein TadG-related protein yields MRKLNDRGNVAIISCLLITALLGFTAYVLDIGMIYIEKTKLTNAIDSGALAAALELPDNEVRARTAAVDYLQKNNVDPSLALITVGADHKSIQIEEVKNVKHLFAQIIGINSSNIKAKTKAVVAPAKSVTGGIRPFAVEVYKFSYGDLVTLKEDAGDGYSGNYGAVSLGGSGGSVFRANALYGYSGTISVGDYIDTEPGNMAGACNDIKNYINSEHSTFDNFPRDSIRLWIMPLVDSLAVSGQKSVLVVGFAAFYVENVTNNSGKIEVKGRFVRFVLNCPVDTNLNDTGLYGAKLSK; encoded by the coding sequence ATGAGAAAGTTAAATGATAGAGGAAATGTTGCCATTATTTCCTGTTTACTCATTACCGCATTACTTGGCTTTACTGCTTACGTACTTGATATAGGTATGATTTATATTGAAAAGACAAAGTTAACAAATGCAATCGACTCAGGGGCCTTAGCAGCTGCACTTGAATTACCTGATAATGAGGTGAGGGCAAGGACTGCAGCTGTAGATTATCTTCAAAAAAATAATGTAGATCCAAGTCTAGCTCTAATAACTGTTGGTGCAGATCATAAGAGCATTCAAATAGAAGAAGTTAAAAATGTAAAACACCTGTTTGCTCAAATAATAGGAATAAACAGCAGCAATATAAAGGCTAAGACAAAGGCTGTGGTTGCACCTGCAAAATCAGTAACAGGTGGGATAAGGCCTTTTGCTGTAGAAGTATATAAATTTTCGTATGGGGACTTAGTAACACTTAAAGAAGATGCAGGAGATGGATATTCAGGAAATTATGGTGCAGTTTCGCTTGGTGGGTCTGGTGGAAGTGTTTTTAGAGCAAATGCACTGTATGGTTACAGTGGAACAATATCAGTAGGCGATTATATAGATACTGAACCGGGTAATATGGCAGGAGCTTGTAATGATATAAAAAATTATATCAACTCTGAACACAGCACTTTTGATAACTTTCCTAGAGATTCCATAAGGCTGTGGATAATGCCCTTAGTAGATTCTTTAGCTGTAAGTGGACAAAAGTCAGTATTAGTAGTAGGATTTGCAGCGTTTTATGTAGAGAATGTAACTAATAATTCAGGGAAAATAGAAGTTAAAGGAAGGTTTGTTAGATTTGTTTTAAATTGTCCGGTTGATACAAATTTAAATGACACAGGGTTATATGGTGCAAAATTATCAAAATAA
- a CDS encoding TadE/TadG family type IV pilus assembly protein has product MKTNQKEVVILKNLKNEKGQALVEFAIILPILLLIVMGIVQFGMVINSYITIENASREGARAGIIGSTDQEIQYLIVTTSPNLDPKNLTVTITPSESSRRSGDSLIVKVTYKYNLTVPIISSLFNNVIVLNGQTTMRVE; this is encoded by the coding sequence TTGAAAACTAATCAAAAGGAAGTGGTTATATTGAAAAACTTAAAGAATGAAAAGGGGCAGGCTTTAGTTGAATTTGCAATAATCCTTCCAATCCTTCTATTAATTGTAATGGGAATAGTTCAATTTGGAATGGTGATAAATTCCTACATTACTATTGAAAATGCATCGAGAGAAGGTGCAAGGGCAGGAATTATAGGCAGCACTGATCAGGAAATTCAATATTTAATTGTAACTACTTCTCCTAATTTAGATCCTAAGAATTTAACAGTAACTATAACTCCTAGTGAAAGTAGCAGAAGATCCGGAGATAGCCTTATTGTAAAAGTAACTTATAAATATAATCTCACTGTTCCAATTATAAGTAGTCTTTTTAATAATGTAATAGTATTAAATGGGCAGACAACTATGAGGGTTGAGTGA
- a CDS encoding Flp family type IVb pilin has product MLQKFKGYALNKLKEEKGQGMVEYALIIGLVAIVVIAVLVLLGPAISAKFQDIINALQ; this is encoded by the coding sequence ATGCTGCAAAAATTTAAAGGATATGCCTTAAATAAGTTAAAAGAAGAAAAAGGACAAGGTATGGTTGAGTATGCACTAATAATAGGACTTGTAGCAATAGTAGTTATTGCCGTATTGGTACTACTTGGACCAGCGATTTCTGCAAAATTTCAGGATATAATAAATGCCCTTCAATAA
- a CDS encoding response regulator: protein MKNKVIRILIADDHDIIRHGLKRIISFESDMDIVCEAENGEKALEFLKYHELDVIVLDCHMPIMDGIQVLKSIKDKDNKIKVIMLTVEDDRKTLNTAISIGADGYMLKDSAGTDIAEAIRRVYKGEKYIDKSLVSTLFSDIKIKAKKASNILDNLSKREIEVLSKISKGYSNKEIGKQLYISEKTVKNYATNLFKKINVDDRVHAAIVAIENNIDEYYRSKYET, encoded by the coding sequence ATGAAGAACAAGGTGATTAGAATATTAATTGCTGATGATCATGATATAATAAGGCATGGTTTAAAAAGAATTATAAGTTTTGAAAGTGATATGGATATTGTATGTGAGGCGGAAAATGGAGAGAAGGCTCTGGAATTTTTAAAATATCATGAGTTAGATGTTATTGTATTGGATTGCCATATGCCTATTATGGATGGCATTCAGGTTCTTAAAAGCATAAAGGATAAGGACAATAAAATTAAGGTTATAATGTTAACTGTTGAAGATGATAGAAAGACCCTTAATACGGCTATAAGTATTGGAGCAGATGGCTACATGCTTAAGGATTCAGCTGGAACAGATATTGCAGAAGCAATTAGAAGAGTATATAAGGGTGAAAAATACATTGATAAGTCTTTGGTTTCCACACTTTTTTCTGATATAAAGATTAAGGCAAAGAAAGCATCTAATATTTTAGATAATCTCTCAAAAAGGGAAATTGAAGTGCTTAGTAAAATTTCAAAAGGATATAGCAACAAAGAAATTGGAAAACAATTATATATTTCTGAAAAGACAGTTAAAAATTATGCTACAAATCTTTTTAAGAAGATAAATGTAGACGATAGGGTTCACGCCGCAATTGTTGCAATAGAAAATAATATTGATGAATATTATAGAAGTAAATATGAAACTTAA
- a CDS encoding sensor histidine kinase → MMNNINLDVNAINKIIKNVIDEISSSRGQVLSIVDYIRKDHEDLKLKLDKVKKDIASVIDEVDELEEQDKAARRRLAHVSANFNKYTEDDIKKAYEAASDMRIKFYTKINEEKSLRKERDSLEITIKKIMDNIENGERIINQISIAMGYLEGDVLSALEGSDKNSEMFIGIKILEAQESERKRIARDIHDGPAQHMANAVMKVDICKMVIEKNLEEGLKELEDLKESVKVALKEVRSIIFDLRPMSLDDLGLSQTIDQTANAIFKESNIDVKIKMKPIKMEIEPIIQVAVYRIVQEIFNNIRKHSKAKHANVRMDFGTKYLMLIINDDGVGFNVEETLKRVKTKGASYGLIGILDRVKQLQGEIEIKSSEKVGTTYTVKLPINREVIKDEEQGD, encoded by the coding sequence ATGATGAATAATATAAACTTGGATGTTAACGCTATTAATAAAATAATCAAAAATGTAATAGATGAGATAAGTTCAAGTAGAGGGCAAGTGCTCAGTATTGTTGATTATATAAGAAAAGATCACGAAGATTTAAAGCTTAAACTAGATAAAGTTAAAAAAGATATTGCTAGTGTTATAGATGAAGTTGACGAATTGGAAGAACAGGATAAGGCTGCTAGAAGAAGATTGGCTCATGTATCTGCAAACTTTAATAAGTATACTGAAGATGATATTAAGAAAGCTTATGAAGCAGCATCTGATATGAGAATTAAGTTTTATACGAAAATAAATGAAGAAAAGTCATTGAGAAAAGAAAGAGATAGCCTGGAAATAACCATAAAAAAGATAATGGATAATATTGAAAATGGTGAAAGGATAATTAATCAAATAAGTATTGCTATGGGTTATTTAGAAGGGGATGTTCTTTCTGCTTTAGAAGGATCAGACAAGAATTCTGAGATGTTTATTGGTATAAAAATTTTAGAAGCTCAGGAAAGTGAAAGAAAAAGAATTGCAAGGGATATTCATGATGGGCCAGCTCAACATATGGCTAATGCAGTTATGAAAGTAGATATATGCAAGATGGTTATTGAAAAGAATTTGGAAGAGGGACTTAAGGAGTTAGAAGATTTAAAGGAAAGTGTTAAGGTGGCATTAAAAGAAGTTCGAAGTATTATTTTTGATTTAAGGCCTATGTCTTTGGATGATTTAGGTTTAAGCCAAACTATAGATCAAACAGCAAATGCTATTTTCAAAGAGTCAAATATTGATGTAAAGATAAAAATGAAGCCAATCAAAATGGAAATAGAACCTATTATTCAAGTAGCAGTATATAGAATTGTTCAAGAAATATTTAATAATATCAGAAAACATTCTAAAGCAAAGCATGCAAATGTAAGAATGGATTTTGGTACAAAGTATTTAATGTTAATAATAAATGATGATGGTGTTGGCTTTAATGTAGAAGAGACTTTAAAGAGGGTAAAGACCAAAGGAGCTTCCTATGGGCTTATTGGAATTTTAGATAGAGTAAAGCAACTTCAGGGAGAAATTGAAATCAAATCCTCTGAGAAAGTAGGCACAACTTATACTGTTAAGCTTCCTATTAATCGAGAGGTGATAAAGGATGAAGAACAAGGTGATTAG
- a CDS encoding prepilin peptidase, with translation MYILIFAIGFIIGMLLNTVIESISYNIVKNDKKTGSIFIPIICSLCFEVSFLRLGFTIILAKAIVMILILIIISFIDLNYRIIPDFMVIITLIMGIMLPFFIRSSFIDTILGMIFGGGTMFLLSLVPNVMGGGDIKLMFAIGSFLGLKKTLWAIFLAFVLSSIVGIILILFKVKGTKDYIPFGPFLSLGSFISLLVFM, from the coding sequence ATGTACATATTAATTTTTGCTATAGGTTTCATTATAGGAATGTTATTAAATACTGTAATAGAAAGTATCTCATATAATATTGTTAAAAACGATAAAAAAACCGGGAGTATTTTTATACCTATTATTTGTAGTCTATGCTTTGAAGTTTCATTTTTACGATTAGGGTTTACTATTATACTCGCTAAGGCAATAGTGATGATATTAATTTTAATTATAATTTCTTTTATTGATCTTAACTATAGAATTATACCTGATTTTATGGTGATTATAACTTTGATTATGGGAATAATGCTTCCTTTTTTCATTAGGAGTTCATTTATAGATACAATACTTGGAATGATATTTGGAGGAGGAACAATGTTTTTATTATCCCTTGTTCCTAATGTTATGGGTGGTGGAGATATAAAGCTTATGTTTGCTATTGGATCTTTTTTAGGATTAAAGAAAACCTTGTGGGCAATTTTTTTAGCCTTTGTCCTATCTTCGATAGTTGGAATTATTTTAATATTATTTAAAGTAAAAGGAACTAAAGATTATATTCCCTTTGGTCCATTTTTATCACTAGGAAGTTTTATTTCACTATTAGTTTTCATGTGA